In Humulus lupulus chromosome 6, drHumLupu1.1, whole genome shotgun sequence, a single genomic region encodes these proteins:
- the LOC133785312 gene encoding uncharacterized protein LOC133785312 has translation MEYHPMLHRLVSTDFVQPDNAAEMSFDSKDDHMTKCGGTLYEAFAKDGNSQIFPLAFGIGDSENENAWIWFFRILKEAIGDREDLCIVSDRQKSIKNPIEQVYPGLYHGVYLYHLKQNLRTKFRGLHVQAIFEIASRAYSTQEYHSSMAELQKINPEMTTYLLQAKPERWARPFFLTKRYNILTSNIVESIDAAIVHAREFPITSLIEAVREMLQRWFSIRKQAKINQFIEVTKWANDEMKIKLDVAFRMKMQLMQ, from the exons ATGGAGTACCATCCTATGCTGCATCGCCTTGTTTCTACTGATTTTGTGCAACCTGACAATGCTGCTGAAATGAGTTTTGACTCAAAAGATGATCACATG ACAAAATGTGGAGGCACACTATATGAAGCTTTTGCTAAAGATGGAAATAGTCAAATTTTTCCGCTTGCCTTTGGAATTGGGGATTCAGAAAATGAAAATGCATGGATATGGTTCTTTAGAATACTAAAAGAAGCAATAGGAGATCGAGAAGACTTGTGCATAGTATCTGACAGGCAGAAAAGCATCAAAAATCCAATTGAACAAGTATATCCTGGTCTATACCATGGGGTTTATCTTTATCATTTGAAGCAAAATCTAAGGACTAAGTTTAGGGGATTACATGTGCAAGCCATATTCGAAATTGCTTCAAGAGCCTACTCAACTCAAGAATATCATTCTTCCATGGCTGAGTTACAGAAAATTAACCCTGAAATGACCACTTATCTTTTGCAAGCAAAACCAGAAAGATGGGCTCGACCATTCTTTCTGACAAAAAGGTATAACATTCTTACAAGTAACATTGTTGAGTCTATAGATGCAGCAATTGTGCATGCGAGAGAATTTCCTATAACGTCATTAATAGAAGCTGTGAGAGAGATGCTTCAAAGATGGTTTTCAATAAGAAAACAAGCAAAAATCAACCAATTTATTGAAGTGACAAAATGGGCAAATGATGAAATGAAGATAAAACTTGATGTGGCATTTCGAATGAAG ATGCAATTGATGCAATGA